Part of the Actinomycetota bacterium genome, CATCTACGGGTCACCCGACGGGCCGTACGGCACCGGCGTGCAGTTGTACGTGATCGGCTCCGACACCATCGGCGACTACACCACCGACTGGACCACCCCCGGCTACCAGATGGGTATCGCGCACAAGACTCCGTACGACTCATGGACCCCCGAAATGTGGGTCAGATCCCGCGACTGGTCCGACCGGTGCACGGAGGGAGGCATCGGTGTCTACGACGACGGCACCTACAACGGCCTGTACCGATTCTGGCACCACTGCAAAACCGACTATCTCGATGCCGTCAAGCTGGACATTGCGGCATGGAACGCCGACCACAGCGTCATCATCTGGATTTCCGGACTCATGTTCAGCGAACCGGACTACGACGCGTTCTCCAAAGCCCTCGACGAGCACACCTTCGATACGGCTCGGCTTACCTCCGAAGGCTATTGATACCGTCATGATGGTGTATGAGATGGACATGTCCTCGTACTCGAGAGCAGGTTTGCGTCTCGCTACACCGACGCGACCGCCAAAGGATCGACAAGTTCTCCCAGCCGCACGACCGTCCATCGGTGCGACGATCATCGACCGGCAGATTCGTCCGCGGAACGACACAAAGGCGGGTGTCGCGGGTGTCCTCGATACTCCGGCGAGAACCCCGTTGTCTGCCCACACCGCATCCGTCGTGAGCGGCGGTCGCCTGCTGTCGGGGATCGATCACGAAGCCAGGATCCGGCACACCGGCAAAGGTATGGTGCTGCAACCACGGAACAGTATCTGACAAGGAGAGTGATATGCGGATCAGGAAACTACATCTCGCGCTGATGGCCGTGGCGCTTGTCGCCGCCTCCTGTAGCGCCGAATTCAGCATCGGGGACAACCTGGACGACACGTCCGCCGATGGTGGAGGACAGGCAGTCGACAGTCTGGACCGTGTCCAGGACGCGGTCGTACGCATCGTCGCACATGGCAGTTTCGTGGAACCGGGCGAAGGCACCATGTACAACACGGCAGGATCCGGCTCCGGGTTCATCGTTGACGAGTCCGGCATTGCCGTCACCAACAACCACGTGGTCGCCGGTGCAGCCTTCTTGGACGTGTTCGTGAATGGGGAGGTCGAGCCTCGCAACGCCAAGGTCCTCGGTGTATCCGAATGCTCCGACCTGGCCGTCATCGATATCGACGGTGAGGGGTATGCGTATCTCGAGTGGTCCAGCGATCCGATCGTGGCCGGCGAGAAGATCTACGCTGCGGGGTTCCCGCTCGGTTCCGCCGAGTACACACTGCTGGACGGGATCGTCTCCAAGGCGAAAGCGGATGGCGAGTCCGACTGGTCGTCGGTCGATCATGTGATCGAGCATTCCGCGGACACGCTTCCCGGCTCATCGGGCGGTCCAATCGTCACCGAGAACGGCAACATAGTTGCCGTCAACTACGCCGGCGACTCTGCCGGCCAATCGTACGCGATCGGCCGTGACGAGGCGCTCTCCGTTCTCGATCAACTCAAAGCCGGCGAGAATGTCACCTCCCTCGGCATCAACGGGCAGGCGATCAGCCAGGACGGCGTGTCCGGCGTCTTCGTCAACTCGGTCGTCTCCGGCAGCCCCGCAGGAAACGCCGGTGTCAGACCCGGCGATATCGTCACCCTCATCGAAGGGATCGTCCCTGCCACCGACGGCACCATGGCCGACTACTGCGACGTGCTTCGCAGCCGCAACGCCACCGATGCGATCTCCATCGAGGTGTACCGGCCCGACACGGACCTGTTCTACGAAGGTGTCCTCAACTCGGGTGAGAAACTCGCCGCCGAGGATGTTCCCGTAACGAACCCCCCGGCCACGGAGCCCACGGCGGCTGCATCACCGAGTCAGGACGACGTGTACGAGTACCTGCAGCTCTGGCCCGGCACCTGCTTCGACGACGAAGGGATCGACCTCGACGCCGGCTACATCACACCCGTGGACTGTAACCAGGCACACGACAATGAGGTGATCGCCATCATCCAGTTCGATTCTTCCCGCCCGTGGCCTGGCGCCGACACGCTCCAAGAAGAATCGGACACAGAGTGCGCCGGTTCCGTCTTCGAAGACTTCGTTGGCGTTCCCTATGACGACTCGGCACTGTACGTCGAATCGATCCCTGCCCCCCGGGGCGACTGGGACTCAGGCATGGCCTATGCCATCTGCGTCGCCTACGACGTGGACTGGGATCCCATCACCGGCAGTGTCTACCAGTCCGGCTACTAGAACCCCCATCTGCCCTGAGAACACGGGGGGCTCCCTCGGGAGCCCCCCGGTCCGTTCGTGCAGCATCCAACTCACAGGTCACGCTATCTCGGCATCCGGAGAAGCCGGCCCGGATCGGCAGGCCGGTCGCCCACGATCGGCGAGAGTGCCGGGCTCCCGTATCACGGCGCCGCCGAGTTCGTTCCTCACCAAGCCTGCAAACGGTGGTATCAACCCTGTCGGTGATTCGGCGCCGGCGGGGTGTCAGTCGTAGTGGCGTTTTGGTTTGGCGAAGCGGACGGTGAGGTCCCGGCCGTCCAGCATCGAACCGTGCAGCGCTTCGATCGCGGTCCGAGCGGCCGGCTGGGGCATGTCGACGAAGCCGAATCCTTTCGAGCGTCCTGTCCGCCGGTCGGTGATGATGGTGGTTTGGTGGACTTCGCCGTAGCGTGCGAACAGCGTTTGCACGTCGTCGACGGTGGCTTCCCACGGTAGGTTCGCGATGTAGACGCTCGGCCCGCCGTCGCCTGGGTGATGCGGCTTCCTCTGGGGGCGTGCGTCCGGGCGCGTGGTCGGAGCTTGTCGCCTTGGCCCTACCGGCGCAGGCTCGCCGACCCGGTGCCCACCGTGGTTGAGCGCCTCGAGTCGGGGCGCCTCGATGGGTGCATGAAGGTCGAGGTCCCGTTGCATGCGGCGGACGTTCCGCTGCTGGTCGCCGGTCACGAGGCTGACGACCGTTCCGGTGGCACCGGCGCGAGCGGTGCGGCCCGAGCGATGCAGATAGTCCTTGGAGTCGCCAGGCGGATCGAAGTGGATCACCGAGGCGACCGCGTCGATGTGGATTCCTCTCGCCGCGACATCAGTGGCGATCAGCGCCTGGGAGCGACCGGACGAGAACGATTGGAGGGCCCTGGTCCGCTGGTTCTGGGAGCGTCCGCCGTGCATGGCGACTGCATTGATTCCCAGCTTGGAGAGCTGTTTGACGAGTCGGTCGGCACCGTGACGGGTACGGGTGAACACGATGGAGCGGCCTGCCGCCTCGATCAGGTCGGCGGTGTGCTGCACACGGTCGTGGTGTTGCACGAGCCAGAAGTGGTGCCGGACGTCGACCGTTTCGGGCTCCACCGTCCCCGCCTCGTGGCGGACAGGATCCCGCTGGTAATCGCGGCTCAAGACGGCCACGTCCCCATCGAGCGTCGCCGAGAACAACAGTGTTTGCCGTTGCTTCGACGTCTGATCGAGAATACGTCGCACGGCAGGGAAGAACCCCATATCGGCCATTCGGTCTGCCTCGTCGACCACGACGATATCGACCTTGCGCAGGTCCACGGAGCCTTGCTCGATGAGGTCCTCGAGCCTTCCGGGGGTTGCTACCAGAACATCGACGCCGCGCCGCAACGCGCCTTTCTGGGGACCGTATCCCACACCGCCATAGATGGCGAACACACGGCGGCCGACCGCCTGAGCCAGCGGAACGAGTTCGCGTTTGATCTGCTCGGCGAGCTCTCGCGTGGGAGCCAGGATCAGCGCCCGGGGCCGGTACGCGTTCGCCCTGTCCACCTTGGTGAGCAGCGGGAGGCCGAATGCGAGGGTCTTGCCGGATCCGGTCGGTGCCCTGCCGGACACATCTTTGCCGGCGAGAGCATCGGGGATCGTGACTGTTTGGACGGGGAAGGGTTCGACGATGTTGCCCTTGGCGAGTGCGCGCACGAGCGTGTCGGGTAGCCCAAGTTGGGCGAACGTGGTTGTCATGATGACTCCTGGTCCCGAAGGGGAAGATAGGTGAATGTGCCGATCTCTCGCTCGACCGCGCGGCGCCCATCGCCTACGGGATCGAGAGTCGGCCGAAGAGGCAGTCCAACCGTATGAGAAACAAGCCGTGTAACCACCGGGGAAGCGACTATACGCTGGCCTCCACCCGGTGCGGCCTGTGCAACGATAGCAGGGATTCGGGGTTGCACGGCCGGCCGCTCCAGCCGGATGCATTCAACGCGGGCACGTGCCCGCCGACGGTCACGTGGCGAGAACCGGTGCCAGGGTGCTCGTGACGAGATGATCCACGTAGGTGTCGGTGATCTCGTCGTGGTACAGGAGCCGCCGGAGGTAGAGGGGGCCGATCAGACGGTCGGCGAGCAGGTCGATGTCTGCGCCGCGGACGATCGATCCCTCTTCGAGACCGATGTGGAGGAGATCCCTCAGCAACTTCGGTCCGAACGCCGTCATCCGCTCGAGCGCGGCAAACACGTCCTCGTCCCATTCGGCAAGGCTGATCATTGCCGTGACGATCTGTCCGCTGTCACCGTTGAGAGCGGCAGCGAACGTCCGCAGAAGTCCGGTCACCCGATCGGAGATGGGGAGGTTCGCCGGAGGAGGGGCCGGGTGGAGGTCGGCTCCCCGGCGCAGGAGGTCGAGGAGGATATCGGAGCGGTCGGGCCAGTGGCGGTAGACCGTGGCCCTGGCGACACCGGCCGCGTCGGCGACCCGCAGGTGGGTCACCGCTTCGGGGCCGTGTTCCGAAAGCAGCCGACGGGCCGCATCGAGCATGAGGCGGCGAGTGCGTTGAACCTGCGGGTTGGTCCGGCGTTCAGAGCTGGGCATGTGGTACCTCCACATACATGATATGGTCTGTCTCGCTTAAGTCAGTTTGTCTCATTTGGGGAGTTCTTCATGCTCACACGCCTCGGTCGGTTCGCCGCGTCCCATCCGTGGCGATTCATTGCCGCCTGGCTCTTGACGGTAGCCGTGCTCGTCGGCACCGTCCTCGGCGTGGGACAGGCCTTCACTTCCAGCATCACTGCTCCAGCGTCGGAGAGTAGTGAAGGTCTGGGCATCCTCGCGACCGAGTTTCCGCATGCAGGAGGCGATCCGGCGACGATCGTGTTCCGGGCCGAACAGGGTGTCGACAATTCGGATGTGCGAACAGCGATGTCCGAGCTCTTCGAGAGAACGAAGCAGATCGAGGGCGTCGTCAACGTCGTCAGCCCGTACTCACCGATCGGGGACAGCCAGATCTCGACGAGCGGCGAGAGCGCGGGAAAGATCGCTTATGCACAGCTCGTCCTGGATGCGGCCACCACGACTGGCGAAGGTGCCAGGATTGGGGAGGAGATCATATCGATGGCCCCCGAGATCGACGGGTTCGAGTTGGCTCTCGGCGGTGACGTGTTCCGCCATCGCGAACCTCCGAGTTCGGAGACTCTCGGCCTGGCGTTCGCCATGTTCGTATTGATCGCGGCGTTCGGATCCGTGCTCGCAATGGGCCTCCCCGTCGCGACGGCACTCGCCGGGGTGGGAACCGGCGTGCTGATCACGGCGCTGGTGAGCAACATCATCGAGATGCCCGACTTCGCCGCGACGATCGGCATCATGATCGGCCTCGGGGTCGGCATCGACTATGCGTTGTTCATCGTTACTCGGCATCGGGAGTACCTCGGCCGCGGGATCTCCGTTGTCGACTCGGCCGCGGCTTCGCTCAACTCCGCGGGTCGCGCCGTGCTGTTCGCCGGTGTCACCGTCGTCGTCTCGCTTCTCGGTATGTTGCTGATGGGCGTCTCGTTCATCACAGGTCTCGCCGTTGCCGCATCGACGACCGTGCTGGTCACGATGGTCGCGTCGGTCACCCTGCTTCCCGCCCTCATCGGTCTTGGAGGGCATCGCATCGAGGTGACACGCCGCGGTGGCCTGCTCGCCTCCGTGCTCGTGGCGACCGCCCTGATCGGCGTGGCACTCGACATCCCGGCGCTCAGGGCAGCACTCATTCTCGCCATTGCCGCCGTTATCGCAGGGCGCTTCTGGGGACCGCTCAAGAGGCGCGTCGTGATCTCGTCCGGCAAACCCATCGAAGAGACCGCCTTCTACCGGTGGAGTCGCTTCGTCCAGCGCAGAGCAGGAATCATCACCGTGATGGGCATCGTCGTGCTCGCCATCGTTGCCATTCCCGTCCTCTCCGTTCAGCTCGGGTTTGCCGACGCGAGCAACGATCCTGTGGGGACGACGACACGGGAGGCTTCCGATCTGCTCACCGAAGGCTTCGGGCCGGGCGCGAATGGGCCGTTGCTTCTCATCGGCGAGTTGTCGAGGGGGATAGATCTCAAGGCACTCCAAGGTGTGACGAACACGCTCGGGGAAGTGGACGGGGTCGCCCGGGTGTCCCGGCCCATTCTCAACGACCCACGGCAGCCGACCGCCGTCCTTTGGCAGGTGATTCCCGAGACTTCACCGCAGGATGAGGCAACCACCGATCTCGTTCACGATCTCCGCGACGACGTCATCCCGCAGATCGACCGGACGGTGGGGACCGATCTCAGGGTCACCGGGCCGGTCGCCGCGAATCTCGACTTTTCCGAGTACCTGTCTCGGCGGATCTGGTACTTCTACGGGGCCGTCCTGTTCATCTCGTTCCTGTTCCTCATGGGGGTGTTTCGCTCGGTGCTCGTTCCGGCGAGCGCGGTCGTGATGAACCTGCTCGCGATCAGCGCCGCCTACGGCATCGTCGTAGCGGTGTTCCAGTGGGGATGGGGCGGCGGACTCCTGGGCATCGCTCCCGGTCCGATCGAGCCATTCATCCCGATGATGCTGTTCGCTATCGTCTTCGGGCTCTCGATGGACTACGAGGTGTTCCTGCTGACCCGTATTCGTGAGGAGTACGACCGACACGGTGACAACAGCGCGGCCGTGTCCGACGGATTGACCGTCACGGCGCGGGTCATCACGGCGGCGGCACTGATCATGGTCTTCGTTTTCGGCAGCTTCCTGCTCGAGGACACCAGAACGGTCAAGATCCTCGGGCTGGGTCTCGCCGCAGCGGTCGCCATCGACGCGACCCTGGTGCGGATGCTGCTCGTGCCCGCCACGATGGAGCTGTTCGGAAAGAAGAACTGGTGGATTCCCCGCCGGCTCGACCGTATGCTTCCAAACCTGGTCGTCGAGCCCGAACAAGTGGAATCGCAGGCACGCCAGGAGTCTGCCGAGTGACGCCCACACCTGGCACACGGCACTTGGTGTTCCGTGCTGCAACCTCCGACCGAAAGGCGAGGGGTGACCGCCGCTGCTGTTGCCGGGGGCTTCGAATGGTCGCGGGACGCAGTAAACGGTCCCGGATCACCCTGACCCGATCCGGTGAGGGGTGTCGGGTTGCTCTGTGTCGATGGGCGATCGAGGGTCCGCAGGATGTGTGCCAAGCAGTACGGGCCCACTCCCCGGACGAAACGGGCCGAAGTGAGCATTCGAGTCTCGGGTATCGTCCTCGCCACGGACGGCACCCGTGCTGCCGGCCGGTCGTGGCCGCGGACACCCGTGGTCGAAATGCATCCCGCAAACCACGTCCTGAAACGGATGGTCGCCTCCCCAGGGAGGCGACCATCGGCTCTTTGAGCGGTTTAACGTCCTGCTCAGGACCCGATTCTGCAGCCGTCCGAACAGTGGGCTACGCGAGGTACCGTGAAGCGCTTCATGCGGTCTCTCCTTTCTTGGTCATCATCATTCATTATCCCACAGCATAGGCATCATGCAGCACAACAAGACAGGTTTCTGACGTCCTTGTTGAAGGTCTGGGCGGCGAGTTTGAGCGCCTCGGCCATCGTCAGATACGGGTGGAACATTCCGGCGATCTCATCGACCGTTGCGTGGTAGTGCATCGCCACGACCGCCGCCTGAATGACGTCACCGGCTCCCTCCGCCAGCATATGTGCGCCGAGCAACTCTCCGGTCGACTCATCGGCGACGAGCTTGATCACTCCGGCGGTGTCGCGGTTCACCAGCGCCCGGGGCACGGAATCGAGGGGAAGGATCGACGTCACGACCGGGCGTCCGGTCTCCCGCGCCGCCTCTTCCGTGAGGCCGACCGAAGCAATCGGAGGGCTCGTGAATGTGACACGCGGCATCGTGCGGAGGTCGATCGCGCGTCCCGCAGCGCGCAGCGCGTTCTCTGCGGCGATATTGCCGGAGGCGGCGGCGACGTAGACGAACTGCGGGATGGTGGTGACGTCGCCGGCTGCCCACACCGCCGGGTTCGAGGTGGCGAAGCTCGCATCGACGACGATTGAGCCGTGCTTGTCGGTTCCAACATCTGCAAAGTCGAGCCCAAGGTTCGCCGTGTTGGCCCGACGGCCCGTGGCGATCAGAAGCCGGTCGGCTTCCAGACGCGCGCCGGTGCCGCCGGTCTCGATCTCGAGCCATGTCCGGTCTCCGTCTGTGCCGGCGCGCCGTGCCACGGCATTCTCGTAGACCTGTCCGCCATCACTGACGAGGTTCCCGCGCAGCAGGTCGGAGATCTCGGGTTCTTCGAACGGGGCGATCCGGTCCAACGCTTCGACCCAAGTGACCTTCGACCCGAGATGGGCGAAGAGCTGTCCGAGCTCGAGACCGATGGCATTGGCGCCGACGACGATCAGTTCCTCTGGCAGTTCCGTCAGCTCGAGAGCGGTCGTCGACGTCAGATAGTCCGTATCGTCGAGACCCTCGATCGGTGGCACCCACGGGGAGGCTCCTGTCGCGATGAGGTAGCGACCGGCTGTAATCGGTCGTCCATCGACCTCGACGGCATTTGGGCCGGTGAAGCGGGCGGTTCCTCTGATCAGATCGATGTCATAGACGTCGAGAAGATCGACGTACTTCTCCTGCCGGAGGACTCCGACGAGTTCATCCTTGGCTGCGATGAGGACGCCAAGGTCGAGATCACCGGCGAACGTCGCGACTCCGGCGAACGGCGAGTGGCCGGCCTGGTGGTAGAGCTCCGCAGGTCGTAGCAACGCCTTGGACGGCACGCAACCGACGTTCACGCAAGTGCCGCCGATGGTGCCCTTCTCGGCGATGGCGACGGACGCTCCGAGATCCCTCGCCTTGATCGCTGCGGCGAACGCCGCCGAACCCGAGCCGATGATCAGCAGGTCGTAGTCGTCGTCGCCCGAGGCGGTGATGTCCGCCGGCTCGTTGTCGGATGTGGAGACGGAGACGATCTCGTAGGTGGTCCCCTCCAGCGCATCGGTCGCCTTCGTCACGTCGAACGAACCTGTGTCGATTCCGGTTGCGAGCCCACGGCGCCAGTCGACTTCGAGATCCGTCAGGCCTGCCGAGGCAAGCACGCTCCCAACGTGGTGTTCGCAGCTGTCGCAGGTCATCCCCTTGACGCCGAGGGTGATCTTGGTACTCATTGTCTTCTCCGCTCGTGGTCGTAAGACAGAGTACTCAGATATTGTGTTAATGCAATCAGTCCTGGTTCATAGGTTGTTCGGTCATCACGATGCGGCACGACCCGATATCGCCAGTGGTCGTGTCGAGGAATCCTTTGCCGAGATCGAGCAGAGCGACAACTCGCGCGTTCGTAACCCGGTACTCCACGATACGGCCGCGCCGTACGCTTTCGAGGTATCCGCACCACTCGAGGCACGCGAGATGTTGTGAGACGCGTCCCTGGGAGAGGCCGACTTCTTCGACGATCTCCTTTTGGCTTCGAGGGCCTTTCAGGAGAAGCTGAAGAATGCGGATCCGGGTTGCGTCACCGAGCCCTCGGAAGATGCGGGCGATGAGTTCCTCGTCGGGGAGCGGAACCGGGGTTGCTTCGATGATGGCTGGTCGTCCCATGAAGTCTCCGATCGTTGTTGCCGGGGAGATATCGACGATAGCGCATACGTTGTTGGGGCGATGGGCTCACACGACCGTGCTGCCGGTGACGGCGTAGGTGCCCGGTCCGCAACGTGGGCATGCGATCTGTTGGGCGAGGGCCGACTGCAACTGTCGGCGAGCACGGCGAAGCCTGGCTTTTACAGCGTCTTCGGAGATTCCGAGACGTGTCGCGGTTTCGGCGGTCGAGAAGCCCCAGCCGAGGCGAAGAACGACGACGCCGGCCTGTCCCTTGGGTAGTTCATGAATGGCCAAGGCGGTCCGGCATCCCAGTATCGAGATATCGAAGGCATCGGCAGGCCGGCTTGCACCGGGAATGTCTTCGGGGATGGCATCGGACGAACAGGTGGGAGGTTTCCTTCTGCGTCTGACATCGAGGCAGGTATTGCGTGCCACCGCGAAGATCCATGTGCCGATCGTCGAGTCACCTCGGAACCGAGGGATGCCTCTGAGGATGCGCTCGTTGATCTCCTGGATGGCGTCCTCGCTTTCTCCGGGTGACACCATTCGGTGTGCACACCTCCAGAGTCGCTCTTGGTAGCGGCTCAACAGTTCACCGAGCCAGTCGCGGTCGTCATAGAGCGCCGCGGCCGTGAACTGTTCGTCCGTCAGTGTCGTCCAATTCGGCCTGGGAGTCGTGGCCATGGTGATCGTTGGCTCCGGTAGGTTGCTGACGCGTCGATAATATTGTAGTGAGCGAATGTTATATTGCCGGAGCCCGATGAGATACGGAGGTCATGCCCGTGACGAACAGGTCTTCGTCCCGGCCGCGTTCGAGACAGGACGCGGCGGCGAGAGCCGGTGGTGTCGGTGGGGCGATCGCCTTGGCGTTGTGCTGTGGGGGCGCTCTGCTGGCCGCGGCATTGGGGCTCGGAGCGGTCGCTGCGTTTCTCATCGCTCCGTGGTTCATCATTCCTGTGGTCCTCTTGGCCGCAGGGATCGCCTACCGACGTTCGGTGAGACGCAAGCCGACGTGTGAAGTTCGACCGACTGCTCAGGAAAGGAAGCGGCGATGAGTGAAAAGCAGAAGGCCCGGCGGCAACGCCGTCGCGCCGAACGAGCCGCCGGCGGTGGCGGAGCGAGCCGGAGATGGTGGATAGTCGGCGGCATCGGCGTCGTCGTGCTCGTAGCGGTCTCTGTGGCGTTCGCGTTGTCCCGGAGTCCGCAGGCGTCGACAGGGCCGAGTCCGCAGGCGTCGACAGGGCCGAGTGCGGCGGCGTCGACAGGGGCGAGTGCGGCGGCCGACGTGGTGCTGCAGGATTTCGAGGGCAACCCCGTGACCATATCGAGTCTGGAGGGCCGGCCTCTTGTCATCAATTTCTGGGCCTCGTGGTGCCCGGCATGCTTCTCTGAGATGCCGAGTCTCGAGAAGGTCTACCAGGCCCATCGCGATTCGGTCCAGTTCCTCG contains:
- a CDS encoding TetR/AcrR family transcriptional regulator, encoding MPSSERRTNPQVQRTRRLMLDAARRLLSEHGPEAVTHLRVADAAGVARATVYRHWPDRSDILLDLLRRGADLHPAPPPANLPISDRVTGLLRTFAAALNGDSGQIVTAMISLAEWDEDVFAALERMTAFGPKLLRDLLHIGLEEGSIVRGADIDLLADRLIGPLYLRRLLYHDEITDTYVDHLVTSTLAPVLAT
- a CDS encoding MMPL family transporter; this translates as MLTRLGRFAASHPWRFIAAWLLTVAVLVGTVLGVGQAFTSSITAPASESSEGLGILATEFPHAGGDPATIVFRAEQGVDNSDVRTAMSELFERTKQIEGVVNVVSPYSPIGDSQISTSGESAGKIAYAQLVLDAATTTGEGARIGEEIISMAPEIDGFELALGGDVFRHREPPSSETLGLAFAMFVLIAAFGSVLAMGLPVATALAGVGTGVLITALVSNIIEMPDFAATIGIMIGLGVGIDYALFIVTRHREYLGRGISVVDSAAASLNSAGRAVLFAGVTVVVSLLGMLLMGVSFITGLAVAASTTVLVTMVASVTLLPALIGLGGHRIEVTRRGGLLASVLVATALIGVALDIPALRAALILAIAAVIAGRFWGPLKRRVVISSGKPIEETAFYRWSRFVQRRAGIITVMGIVVLAIVAIPVLSVQLGFADASNDPVGTTTREASDLLTEGFGPGANGPLLLIGELSRGIDLKALQGVTNTLGEVDGVARVSRPILNDPRQPTAVLWQVIPETSPQDEATTDLVHDLRDDVIPQIDRTVGTDLRVTGPVAANLDFSEYLSRRIWYFYGAVLFISFLFLMGVFRSVLVPASAVVMNLLAISAAYGIVVAVFQWGWGGGLLGIAPGPIEPFIPMMLFAIVFGLSMDYEVFLLTRIREEYDRHGDNSAAVSDGLTVTARVITAAALIMVFVFGSFLLEDTRTVKILGLGLAAAVAIDATLVRMLLVPATMELFGKKNWWIPRRLDRMLPNLVVEPEQVESQARQESAE
- the merA gene encoding mercury(II) reductase; its protein translation is MSTKITLGVKGMTCDSCEHHVGSVLASAGLTDLEVDWRRGLATGIDTGSFDVTKATDALEGTTYEIVSVSTSDNEPADITASGDDDYDLLIIGSGSAAFAAAIKARDLGASVAIAEKGTIGGTCVNVGCVPSKALLRPAELYHQAGHSPFAGVATFAGDLDLGVLIAAKDELVGVLRQEKYVDLLDVYDIDLIRGTARFTGPNAVEVDGRPITAGRYLIATGASPWVPPIEGLDDTDYLTSTTALELTELPEELIVVGANAIGLELGQLFAHLGSKVTWVEALDRIAPFEEPEISDLLRGNLVSDGGQVYENAVARRAGTDGDRTWLEIETGGTGARLEADRLLIATGRRANTANLGLDFADVGTDKHGSIVVDASFATSNPAVWAAGDVTTIPQFVYVAAASGNIAAENALRAAGRAIDLRTMPRVTFTSPPIASVGLTEEAARETGRPVVTSILPLDSVPRALVNRDTAGVIKLVADESTGELLGAHMLAEGAGDVIQAAVVAMHYHATVDEIAGMFHPYLTMAEALKLAAQTFNKDVRNLSCCAA
- a CDS encoding winged helix-turn-helix transcriptional regulator — encoded protein: MGRPAIIEATPVPLPDEELIARIFRGLGDATRIRILQLLLKGPRSQKEIVEEVGLSQGRVSQHLACLEWCGYLESVRRGRIVEYRVTNARVVALLDLGKGFLDTTTGDIGSCRIVMTEQPMNQD
- a CDS encoding PDZ domain-containing protein, whose product is MRIRKLHLALMAVALVAASCSAEFSIGDNLDDTSADGGGQAVDSLDRVQDAVVRIVAHGSFVEPGEGTMYNTAGSGSGFIVDESGIAVTNNHVVAGAAFLDVFVNGEVEPRNAKVLGVSECSDLAVIDIDGEGYAYLEWSSDPIVAGEKIYAAGFPLGSAEYTLLDGIVSKAKADGESDWSSVDHVIEHSADTLPGSSGGPIVTENGNIVAVNYAGDSAGQSYAIGRDEALSVLDQLKAGENVTSLGINGQAISQDGVSGVFVNSVVSGSPAGNAGVRPGDIVTLIEGIVPATDGTMADYCDVLRSRNATDAISIEVYRPDTDLFYEGVLNSGEKLAAEDVPVTNPPATEPTAAASPSQDDVYEYLQLWPGTCFDDEGIDLDAGYITPVDCNQAHDNEVIAIIQFDSSRPWPGADTLQEESDTECAGSVFEDFVGVPYDDSALYVESIPAPRGDWDSGMAYAICVAYDVDWDPITGSVYQSGY
- a CDS encoding sigma-70 family RNA polymerase sigma factor, with the protein product MATTPRPNWTTLTDEQFTAAALYDDRDWLGELLSRYQERLWRCAHRMVSPGESEDAIQEINERILRGIPRFRGDSTIGTWIFAVARNTCLDVRRRRKPPTCSSDAIPEDIPGASRPADAFDISILGCRTALAIHELPKGQAGVVVLRLGWGFSTAETATRLGISEDAVKARLRRARRQLQSALAQQIACPRCGPGTYAVTGSTVV
- a CDS encoding DEAD/DEAH box helicase is translated as MTTTFAQLGLPDTLVRALAKGNIVEPFPVQTVTIPDALAGKDVSGRAPTGSGKTLAFGLPLLTKVDRANAYRPRALILAPTRELAEQIKRELVPLAQAVGRRVFAIYGGVGYGPQKGALRRGVDVLVATPGRLEDLIEQGSVDLRKVDIVVVDEADRMADMGFFPAVRRILDQTSKQRQTLLFSATLDGDVAVLSRDYQRDPVRHEAGTVEPETVDVRHHFWLVQHHDRVQHTADLIEAAGRSIVFTRTRHGADRLVKQLSKLGINAVAMHGGRSQNQRTRALQSFSSGRSQALIATDVAARGIHIDAVASVIHFDPPGDSKDYLHRSGRTARAGATGTVVSLVTGDQQRNVRRMQRDLDLHAPIEAPRLEALNHGGHRVGEPAPVGPRRQAPTTRPDARPQRKPHHPGDGGPSVYIANLPWEATVDDVQTLFARYGEVHQTTIITDRRTGRSKGFGFVDMPQPAARTAIEALHGSMLDGRDLTVRFAKPKRHYD
- a CDS encoding TlpA family protein disulfide reductase, which encodes MSEKQKARRQRRRAERAAGGGGASRRWWIVGGIGVVVLVAVSVAFALSRSPQASTGPSPQASTGPSAAASTGASAAADVVLQDFEGNPVTISSLEGRPLVINFWASWCPACFSEMPSLEKVYQAHRDSVQFLGINLGNDIEAAMSVVEQTGVTYPLARDPQGETYAEFGGYGMPTTVFLDGDGRVIELYTGELTVDELETRIVKYFES